The following are encoded together in the Zygosaccharomyces rouxii strain CBS732 chromosome C complete sequence genome:
- the DYS1 gene encoding deoxyhypusine synthase (highly similar to uniprot|P38791 Saccharomyces cerevisiae YHR068W DYS1 Deoxyhypusine synthase catalyzes formation of deoxyhypusine the first step in hypusine biosynthesis triggers posttranslational hypusination of translation elongation factor eIF-5A and regulates its intracellular levels tetrameric), giving the protein MSKANEKLPDLLAEAVLKESAPVPQDLVEVDGIDYSKPEATDMKASDLINSMRKMGFQASTLGEACEIVDKMRSWRGKHIDELEDHEKKGSFDENGYQKTTIFIGYTSNLISSGLRETLRFLVQHNMVSAIVSTAGGVEEDLIKCLAPTYLGDFTLSGSTLRDQGMNRIGNLLVPNDNYCKFEEWIVPILDKMLEEQEEYVAKHGKECLDANTDIDSPIWTPSKMIDRLGKEINDESSVMYWAHKNKIPVFCPSITDGSIGDMLFFHTFKASPKQLRIDIVSDIRKINSLSMESSRAGMIILGGGLIKHHIANACLMRNGADYAVYINTGQEFDGSDAGARPDEAISWGKIKSGAKSVKVYCDATVVFPLIVAATFANGKPLLKPEETN; this is encoded by the coding sequence ATGTCGAAAGCTAATGAGAAATTGCCAGATTTACTGGCTGAAGctgttttgaaagaatcagCACCAGTCCCCCAGGATCTGGTCGAGGTTGATGGTATCGATTATTCGAAACCTGAGGCTACTGATATGAAAGCTAGTGATTTAATTAATTCCATGAGAAAGATGGGATTTCAAGCTAGTACTTTGGGTGAAGCATGCGAAATTGTCGATAAGATGAGATCTTGGAGAGGTAAGCacattgatgaattggaagatcaTGAAAAAAAGGGTTCTTTCGATGAAAATGGTTATCAAAAGACTACTATATTTATTGGTTACACTTCAAATCTGATCAGTTCTGGACTTCGTGAAACTCTTAGATTTTTAGTGCAACATAACATGGTTAGTGCTATTGTTTCCACTGCAGGTggtgttgaagaagatttgatcaaatgTTTGGCTCCTACTTATCTTGGTGACTTCACACTAAGTGGATCTACTCTACGTGACCAAGGTATGAATCGTATTGGTAATTTGCTAGTGCCCAATGACAACTACTGTAAGTTTGAAGAGTGGATTGTTCCCATCTTGGATAAAATGTtagaagaacaagaggaaTACGTCGCTAAACATGGTAAAGAGTGCCTTGACGCCAACACTGACATCGATTCGCCTATCTGGACGCCATCTAAAATGATTGACAGATTAGGTAAGGAAATCAACGACGAGTCATCTGTCATGTACTGGGCTcataagaataaaattcCAGTGTTCTGTCCCTCTATAACAGATGGTTCTATTGGTGACATGTTGTTTTTCCATACGTTCAAGGCATCCCCTAAACAACTCAGGATAGACATTGTTAGTGATATCCGTAAGATCAATTCCTTGTCAATGGAGTCTTCTAGAGCCGGTATGATTATATTGGGAGGTGGATTAATCAAACACCACATCGCCAATGCATGCTTAATGAGAAATGGTGCGGACTATGCGGTCTATATTAACACGGGACAAGAATTCGATGGTTCCGATGCTGGTGCCAGACCTGATGAAGCTATTTCTTGGGGTAAGATCAAATCTGGTGCTAAATCGGTTAAAGTTTATTGTGACGCTACTGTCGTCTTCCCTCTAATCGTGGCGGCAACTTTTGCAAATGGTAAACCATTGCTAAAACCTGAAGAGACAAATTAG
- the OMS1 gene encoding putative RNA methyltransferase (similar to uniprot|Q06668 Saccharomyces cerevisiae YDR316W OMS1 Protein integral to the mitochondrial membrane): MLFPAYRSIPRTFLPLSRCKIVRTSFIRCQSTPTFVPKPNIRVRRPKSKEDLAREKFEEQLNSDVWWVRWGAITRSEEFSKGMTKYLIGVYAVFLLFGGWYMKRLYHKEKELDFLGKKQLAGKTNEYENLRIKELRNCLRTRDRLKLDIYNKMREEQGIENFDGIQLEKNDQNKLNKNILPSRDTTDFYDHKANEYDEGVNFEERAIFMGKRRKWLMRHCEGDVLEVACGTGRNIKYLDPSLLNSITFLDSSEKMIEITHEKFRDIFPTFKKAAFVVGKAENLVDLAQGSHKDGFKEDLNTANQDIDVVKKGSTKVQYDTVLEAFGLCSHEDPVKALKNFAFLLKPGGRIILLEHGRGEYDFVNKILDKRAEKRLETWGCRWNLDIGEILDDSGLEIVEERRTHLGTTWCIVAKKKGDIKKKNEIGFIEKYFQSGLKEKEEEAKKSRD, translated from the coding sequence ATGTTGTTTCCTGCTTACAGGTCAATTCCCAGAACCTTTTTACCCTTATCGAGGTGTAAGATAGTTCGAACCAGTTTCATTAGATGTCAGAGTACACCTACGTTTGTTCCTAAACCTAACATAAGAGTTCGTCGACCAAAATCCAAGGAAGACTTGGCTAGGgagaaatttgaagagCAGTTAAATTCCGATGTCTGGTGGGTTAGATGGGGGGCGATTACAAGATCTGAGGAGTTCTCTAAGGGAATGACTAAATATTTAATTGGAGTATACGCCGTATTCCTGCTCTTTGGTGGGTGGTATATGAAGAGACTGTATCATaaggagaaagaattggatttcCTTGGGAAAAAGCAGTTGGCAGGTAAAACCAATGAGTATGAGAATTTGAGGATCAAAGAACTAAGAAATTGTCTAAGAACCAGAGACCgtttgaaattggatatTTATAATAAAATGAGGGAAGAACAAGGTATAGAGAATTTTGATGGAATCCAGCTGGAGAAGAACGACCAaaataaattgaataaaaatatTCTACCCTCAAGAGATACCACCGACTTTTACGATCATAAGGCAaatgaatatgatgaaggtgttaattttgaagaaagagccATATTTATGGGCAAAAGGCGTAAATGGCTAATGCGCCATTGTGAAGGTGATGTATTGGAAGTGGCTTGTGGTACTGGTAGAAATATCAAATACTTGGATCCTTCTCTATTGAATTCAATTACATTTCTTGATTCCTCAGAAAAGATGATAGAAATAAcacatgaaaaattcagaGATATTTTCCCTACCTTTAAAAAAGCAGCatttgttgttggtaaAGCAGAGAATTTAGTGGATTTAGCCCAAGGAAGTCACAAGGATGGttttaaagaagatttaaACACAGCTAACCAAGATATCGACGTTGTGAAAAAGGGATCTACTAAGGTACAATATGATACTGTTCTGGAAGCGTTTGGATTATGTTCTCATGAGGATCCTGTTAAAGCActaaagaattttgcattCTTACTAAAACCTGGTGGAAGAATTATTCTCTTGGAGCATGGAAGAGGTGAATACGATTTTGTGAATAAAATTCTAGATAAAAGAGCTGAAAAACGTTTAGAAACTTGGGGATGTAGATGGAATTTAGacattggtgaaattttagatGATTCAGGATTAGAGATTGTGGAGGAACGTAGGACTCATTTGGGTACCACTTGGTGTATAGTCGCCAAGAAAAAAGGTGATattaagaagaagaatgaaATTGGATTCATTGAGAAATACTTCCAATCTGGTctcaaagagaaagaagaagaggcTAAAAAATCCAGGGATTAA
- the RRP4 gene encoding exosome non-catalytic core subunit RRP4 (highly similar to uniprot|P38792 Saccharomyces cerevisiae YHR069C RRP4 Ribosomal RNA Processing 3->5 exoribonuclease Component of the exosome 3->5 exonuclease complex with Rrp41p Rrp42p Rrp43p and Dis3p (Rrp44p).) translates to MSSIISIAKRKGAFQQSIDAGFESGSEDEDVNMSDSIDNGPTHTQESNSTEGHIVTPGELVTDDPVWMRGHGTYFLDNMTYSSVAGTVSRVNRLLSVVPLRSRYTPETGDHVVGRIAEVGNKRWRVDIGGKQHAVLMLGSVNLPGGILRRKSESDELQMRSFLKEGDLLNAEVQSLFQDGSASLHTRSLKYGKLRNGQFCQVPCSLIVRSKNHTHNLPGNVTVVLGVNGYIWLRKTSKMDMARDAPSGISAPGPSNGAPIGAKTLRSSDSVSITRLEEESSWQIYSDENDPTISVSLRQTISRYANVIKALAFCEIDITHERIVSAYEASMVYPSVGSLIDREVMETIGQDVLTAEKMRGTPS, encoded by the coding sequence ATGTCAAGTATTATTAGCATTGCAAAGAGGAAAGGAGCTTTCCAACAATCGATTGATGCTGGTTTTGAGTCAGGAAgcgaagatgaagatgtaaACATGTCGGATTCGATAGACAACGGTCCTACGCATACCCAGGAGTCTAATTCCACAGAGGGACACATTGTGACTCCAGGTGAACTGGTTACAGATGATCCAGTTTGGATGAGAGGTCATGGTACTTATTTTCTGGATAATATGACCTATTCATCAGTGGCAGGTACTGTATCAAGGGTCAATAGATTACTTTCAGTTGTACCGTTGAGATCTAGATACACTCCAGAGACTGGTGACCATGTCGTGGGACGTATCGCAGAAGTCGGTAATAAAAGATGGAGAGTTGACATCGGTGGTAAACAACATGCAGTGCTCATGTTAGGTTCGGTGAATTTACCTGGTGGGATATTAAGGCGGAAATCTGAAAGTGATGAGTTACAAATGAGAAGTTTCCTCAAAGAAGGTGATCTACTAAATGCTGAAGTGCAATCTTTGTTTCAAGATGGTAGTGCCTCCCTCCACACAAGATCATTAAAGTACGGGAAATTAAGAAACGGTCAATTTTGCCAAGTACCATGTTCATTGATTGTTAGATCGAAAAACCACACACACAATTTGCCTGGTAATGTCACGGTAGTACTCGGTGTCAACGGATACATATGGTTGAGAAAGACTTCGAAAATGGATATGGCAAGAGACGCACCTTCAGGTATATCAGCTCCGGGTCCCTCCAACGGTGCCCCCATAGGCGCAAAGACATTGAGGTCATCTGATAGCGTTTCCATTACTAgattagaagaagaatcgTCTTGGCAAATATattctgatgaaaatgatccCACCATCTCCGTATCGTTAAGACAGACCATTAGCCGTTATGCAAACGTGATAAAGGCGCTTGCCTTTTGTGAGATTGATATAACGCATGAACGTATTGTAAGCGCATATGAAGCAAGTATGGTTTACCCCAGTGTGGGTTCATTGATAGATAGGGAAGTAATGGAAACTATCGGTCAAGATGTATTAACAGCAGAAAAGATGAGAGGAACACCATCTTAA
- the TRM5 gene encoding tRNA (guanine) methyltransferase (similar to uniprot|P38793 Saccharomyces cerevisiae YHR070W TRM5 tRNA(m(1)G37)methyltransferase methylates a tRNA base adjacent to the anticodon that has a role in prevention of frameshifting highly conserved across Archaea Bacteria and Eukarya), which yields MSVQSLLPRQLRRLAMNLNPTMLKFQPPVNRNMRTLDRSFFITKVPLCVVSFPDPRNISLFSKQFKDCILRVPRIPHVAKLETLPGQDNTSNNDNDTVKKGVLLHDSITKVDECYQKLPKEALEFLKNANAEILPYEKVLEYDFWKTDEILRAVLPEDLLHDIPTGFTVTGHIAHLNLREEFKPYDTFIGQVILDKNGRIETVVDKVSSIATKFRTFPMKVIAGRDDSLVVEQRESDCIFKFDFSKVYWNSRLHTEHDRLVSQFFQPGQIVCDVFAGVGPFAIPAGKKKVLVLANDLNPDSFKYLQENIQLNKVAHTVKPFEMDGAQFIRESPRLVEQWSKSDGGKILIPLNNNNRRKRQKKDDQKTLEPPAQHEREIPIPQEINHYVMNLPDSAITFLHHFRGLLKGTNIKNMPWIHVHCFEKHSNDEEPAMEELHKRVYQRIIDELQTDESTLAITQVKFHLVRKVSPTKPMFCASFQLPTDVAYAEQ from the coding sequence ATGAGTGTTCAGAGTCTATTACCGAGGCAATTGAGACGACTAGCTATGAATCTAAACCCAACAATGTTAAAATTCCAACCACCTGTGAACAGAAACATGAGAACTCTCGATAGATcgttcttcatcaccaagGTTCCACTATGTGTAGTCAGTTTTCCAGATCCAAGAAATATCAGTTTGTTCTCCAAACAGTTTAAGGATTGCATTCTAAGAGTACCACGTATTCCTCACGTCGCAAAGCTGGAAACCTTACCTGGACAAGATAATACTAGTAACAATGATAACGATACCGTAAAGAAAGGTGTTTTACTGCACGATTCAATCACCAAAGTGGATGAATGTTACCAAAAGCTGCCTAAGGAAGCACTAGAGTTTTtaaaaaatgcaaatgcaGAGATTCTGCCGTATGAGAAAGTGTTAGAGTACgatttttggaaaactgATGAAATATTGAGAGCCGTATTACCGGAAGACCTATTACATGATATCCCAACAGGTTTCACTGTAACGGGACACATTGCCCATTTAAATCTACGTGAAGAGTTCAAACCTTATGATACGTTTATTGGACAGGTGATTCTGGATAAGAACGGCAGAATTGAGACCGTTGTCGATAAAGTCAGTTCGATTGCCACCAAATTCCGTACTTTTCCCATGAAAGTAATTGCAGGCAGAGATGATAGTCTTGTAGTGGAACAAAGAGAATCGGACTgtattttcaaatttgattTCAGCAAAGTCTATTGGAATTCAAGACTACATACGGAGCATGATAGATTAGTATCACAATTTTTCCAGCCAGGACAGATCGTATGTGACGTATTTGCAGGTGTGGGACCGTTTGCCATTCCAGCTGGTAAGAAAAAAGTGCTTGTACTTGCCAATGATTTGAATCCTGACAGCTTTAAATATCTGCAAGAGAATATCCAGCTGAACAAAGTGGCACACACGGTGAAACCGTTTGAGATGGATGGTGCACAATTCATACGTGAATCGCCACGTCTAGTGGAACAATGGTCAAAATCAGATGGTGGTAAAATCCTCATACCGCtaaataataacaacaggAGAAAGAGACAGAAGAAAGACGATCAAAAGACCCTAGAACCACCAGCACAGCACGAAAGAGAGATCCCGATCCCACAAGAAATCAACCACTATGTCATGAATCTACCAGACAGTGCAATAACTTTTTTGCACCATTTCAGAGGACTATTGAAGGGAACAAACATCAAGAACATGCCATGGATTCACGTCCACTGCTTCGAAAAGCACTCCAATGACGAGGAGCCGGCAATGGAGGAACTACATAAAAGAGTTTACCAAAGAATCATTGATGAACTACAAACGGATGAATCAACGCTAGCGATT